A genomic region of Leishmania braziliensis MHOM/BR/75/M2904 complete genome, chromosome 33 contains the following coding sequences:
- a CDS encoding putative glucose transporter/membrane transporter D2 — MSLYFLEANTHVPVTIESMPTTSTDVSPTKQPCQEKPIIQGNAELPPLLVAADSPLVTPKQRASAPELPTSLDDDEEEYFSQPPSSTLFFSKKNLVVGIPIVLTPLLYGYNLGFVGPYSTIYEYASDCQLYKTEKSCETLTATKCRWFNASTYTGNTTYGEVCGWSDKTTCFLKYSDEASCLSDSVCKWSYSTNTCSNQVGFSSLQSGVFAGSLVIGSTVGALMGGYLTKRLDYRKSFLIIGIISIIGNALTHLATGLFHYWVLFVARIVLGFPLGWQSIASPHYTDKFAPADHAKTLGTLFQVSVSTGIFITSFFGLVLGNTIHYNTNRNANTMGRMQVLVTASTVLSIFVLFLPLITKDGYSKSKRADYEEEKDEDASRKATEKYTMMQMIGPILNGVAMGCVAQLTGINANMNFAPTIMSNLGLQPLVGNIIVMAWNMLATFCVIPLSRRFSMRTLFLFCGFVGSLCCVFLGGIPVYPGVTKSDEAVSGIAITGIAIFIALYEMGVGPCFYVLAVDVFPESFRPIGSSITVGVMFIFNLIINICYPIATEGISGGPSGNQNRGQAVAFIFFGCIGVVACVIEYFFLQPWGEPGAKMADNFDGVAIREGDTTEVA; from the coding sequence ATGTCTCTTTATTTCTTAGAGGCGAACACCCACGTTCCAGTGACTATTGAGTCGATGCCAACGACTTCCACCGACGTCTCCCCGACGAAACAGCCCTGCCAGGAAAAGCCGATAATACAGGGTAATGCTGAGCTTCCACCACTTTTGGTTGCTGCTGACTCACCCTTAGTTACGCCGAAGCAGCGCGCCTCGGCGCCGGAGTTACCGACATCCCtcgacgacgatgaggaggagtACTTTTCGCAGCCGCCGTCGAGCACACTGTTTTTTTCGAAGAAGAACCTTGTTGTCGGAATTCCCATTGTTCTCACACCACTGCTCTATGGTTACAACCTCGGATTTGTTGGTCCGTACTCCACAATTTATGAATATGCGTCCGACTGCCAGCTGTATAAAACGGAAAAGTCATGCGAGACGCTGACTGCGACGAAGTGCCGGTGGTTCAACGCATCGACGTACACAGGCAACACGACGTACGGTGAGGTGTGCGGGTGGTCCGACAAGACGACGTGCTTCTTAAAGTACAGCGACGAGGCGAGCTGCTTGTCAGATTCTGTATGCAAGTGGAGCTACTCTACCAACACCTGCAGCAACCAGGTTGGCTTCTCCTCGCTCCAGAGTGGCGTTTTTGCTGGGTCTTTGGTCATTGGATCCACGGTTGGCGCACTGATGGGCGGGTACCTGACTAAGCGTCTTGACTACCGAAAGAGCTTCTTGATTATTGGAATTATCAGCATAATTGGCAATGCTCTGACGCATCTGGCAACAGGATTGTTTCACTACTGGGTGTTGTTTGTTGCGCGTATCGTGCTTGGCTTTCCTCTGGGTTGGCAGTCCATCGCGTCCCCCCACTACACGGACAAGTTTGCCCCCGCTGATCATGCCAAGACACTCGGCACGCTGTTCCAGGTTTCGGTCTCGACAGGCATTTTTATCACTTCGTTCTTCGGTCTGGTGCTCGGCAACACGATTCACTACAATACGAACCGCAATGCCAACACCATGGGCCGGATGCAAGTCCTCGTCACCGCTTCTACGGTCTTATCAATTTTTGTGCTTTTCCTGCCACTTATCACGAAGGACGGCTACAGCAAGAGCAAGAGAGCGGACtacgaggaggaaaaggatgAGGATGCTTCTAGGAAGGCGACGGAGAAGTACACCATGATGCAGATGATTGGACCCATCCTGAACGGCGTGGCGATGGGGTGCGTGGCACAGCTGACCGGCATCAACGCGAACATGAACTTCGCCCCTACTATCATGTCGAATCTTGGGCTGCAACCTCTGGTTGGCAACATCATTGTCATGGCGTGGAACATGCTGGCAACGTTCTGCGTGATTCCGCTCTCGAGGAGGTTCTCTATGCGGACGCTGTTCCTCTTCTGCGGTTTTGTCGGCTCTCTGTGCTGCGTCTTCCTCGGCGGCATTCCGGTGTACCCTGGCGTAACGAAGTCTGACGAGGCAGTGAGCGGCATTGCCATTACTGGGATTGCCATCTTCATTGCTCTTTACGAGATGGGCGTGGGCCCATGCTTCTACGTTCTCGCAGTGGATGTCTTCCCTGAGTCGTTCCGGCCGATCGGCTCGTCGATCACGGTGGGTGTGATGTTCATTTTCAATCTGATCATCAACATTTGCTACCCAATAGCGACGGAGGGCATCTCTGGTGGTCCGTCAGGGAACCAGAACAGGGGCCAGGCTGTCGCGTTCATCTTCTTTGGCTGCATCGGCGTCGTGGCTTGTGTCATCGAGTATTTCTTCCTGCAGCCATGGGGGGAGCCAGGGGCTAAGATGGCGGATAACTTTGACGGAGTGGCTATACGGGAGGGCGACACGACTGAGGTAGCCTAG
- a CDS encoding putative autophagocytosis protein, with amino-acid sequence MSIRRSLYEGFKHVHNKLHNVKTTSDFQTTGRLTPKEFVEAGDELVHKNPVWQWIGGPESVQDYLPKEKKCIVYRGAPCNERAPVDHSSASPETVDEDGFVLTEVPQVALPTTVIEEDKVLTWDEHDDDSGEEDLIATAKDNSSLRIYDVYIVYDRYYQTPRMYLVGYTSDHVTPLTLDQMKEDVYRSNYGKTVTIDPHPILSIPCISIHPCRHAETMRSLMHRMQENYDREKANVPNAEPFVFPTHLAMLLFLKFISTVLPTIQYDVSSGFNLV; translated from the coding sequence ATGTCCATACGACGTTCGCTATACGAGGGTTTCAAACATGTTCACAACAAGCTCCACAATGTGAAAACCACAAGTGATTTTCAAACGACAGGGCGGCTCACCCCAAAAGAGTTTGTGGAGGCAGGAGACGAACTTGTACATAAGAACCCTGTGTGGCAGTGGATTGGTGGCCCTGAGAGTGTGCAAGACTATCTtccgaaagaaaaaaagtgCATTGTCTACCGTGGTGCACCGTGCAATGAGCGAGCTCCAGTGGATCATTCAAGCGCTTCACCAGAGACAGTTGATGAGGACGGCTTTGTGTTGACAGAAGTTCCGCAGGTCGCCCTACCCACCACAGTTATCGAAGAGGACAAAGTACTCACATGGGACGAACATGACGATGATTCAGGCGAAGAAGACCTTATCGCCACGGCAAAGGACAATTCAAGCCTGCGTATCTACGATGTTTACATTGTTTACGACAGGTACTACCAAACACCGCGCATGTATTTGGTGGGATACACTAGTGATCATGTCACACCTCTCACGCTGGATCAAATGAAAGAAGATGTTTACCGCTCCAACTATGGTAAGACAGTAACCATCGATCCTCATCCTATTCTCTCGATTCCATGCATCAGTATTCACCCTTGCCGCCACGCTGAGACGATGCGCAGTCTGATGCATCGAATGCAGGAAAACTACGATCGTGAAAAAGCAAATGTCCCGAACGCTGAGCCGTTTGTTTTCCCCACTCACTTAGCAATGCTTCTATTCTTGAAGTTTATCTCCACCGTCTTACCAACTATTCAGTACGACGTATCTTCTGGCTTTAACTTAGTGTGA
- the LPG1R gene encoding beta-galactofuranosyltransferase-like protein: MDGVPAETIVPFVILLLTLELDDLDMFMCRVPARAHYLDILQSGAEEEMTVLLAKLRAAVPPERLIVEYRPQNIDYAAAANEE, from the coding sequence ATGGACGGAGTTCCAGCTGAGACCATCGTCCCGTTCGTGATTTTGCTGCTGACGCTGGAGTTGGATGACCTCGACATGTTCATGTGCCGCGTGCCCGCACGGGCGCACTACCTTGACATCCTGCAGAGTggcgcagaggaagagatgaCTGTGCTTctggcgaagctgcgcgccgCGGTGCCGCCGGAGCGACTCATCGTCGAGTACCGACCGCAGAATATTGACTACGCCGCGGCTGCCAACGAAGAGTAG
- a CDS encoding putative ATP-binding cassette protein produces MDASHEAAEHSNASAMTRKERKKIEKSEKQAEELRQLSKKANAVNGDTDNPFSVTLETDQVAEGSRNITFNKVSVSVNGKALFKDATVKLSAGSRYGLMGPNGRGKSTILRLLASRELPVQSNLDLLLVEQEQEFTASELSAVDAVLQSHKKQNAYAEEAKLLGAKVELSGAEMERLHFLEEELDIMGAAQADARARRILFGLGFPTQWHERPTSSFSGGWRKRIALASAVFIEPDVLMLDEPTNHLDLNAVIWLESYLTKAYSETAKRPKTLIVVSHDAGFLDEVCTHMVHVENYLLNYYRGSYSGFDEQLQQRHQELDKKYESVAKTIRDKKRNGMSNVQVEAWIKDQVNSGRLDPLFLEKRRDYTVNFPFPDPPELRDGCVCKLDDVSFNYPSGPVLFQGVSCALWTDSRITLCGPNGIGKSTLLNLMTGVLEPTAGYITLNRQVRIGRYNQHFVDKLPLEKTPVECIQALGIPEEDKARRLLGSFGLEGIVHKNQIATLSGGQKARVAFAAISAESPHFLLFDEPTNHLDVESIEALCTAIRGFKGGVLVVTHDARLIESTEMQIWVAGAKKVMPFNGSLDDYKNVVRAEFEKEEAMRQEDRKQLLEDKAATRQLKQSGAADVAQAMQKKQKEHHEHAQGLDAFLSAATKKKPKKMKEEKS; encoded by the coding sequence ATGGACGCGTCACATGAAGCTGCCGAGCACTCCAATGCCTCCGCGATGACTCGCAAGGAGCGCAAGAAGATtgaaaagagcgagaagcaggcagaggagctgcgtcAACTCTCCAAGAAGGCGAACGCCGTGAACGGTGACACCGACAACCCTTTCTCCGTCACTCTCGAGACGGACCAGGTCGCGGAGGGCTCGCGCAATATCACCTTCAACAAGGTCTCCGTCTCTGTGAATGGCAAGGCGCTCTTCAAGGACGCGACGGTGAAGCTGTCTGCTGGGTCTCGATATGGTCTTATGGGGCCGAACGGGCGCGGAAAGTCAACAATTCTGCGCCTGCTGGCGAGCCGTGAGCTTCCGGTGCAGTCGAACCTCGACCTGTTGTTGGTGGAACAGGAGCAGGAGTTCACTGCCTCGGAGTTGAGCGCTGtcgatgcggtgctgcagagccaCAAGAAGCAAAACGCGTacgccgaggaggcgaagctgctggGGGCCAAGGTGGAGCTCTCGGGGGCGGAGATGGAGCGGCTGCACTTTTTGGAAGAGGAGCTCGATATAATGGGTGCTGCCCAAGCGGATGCCCGTGCCCGGCGAATTCTCTTCGGTCTTGGCTTTCCCACCCAGTGGCATGAGCGGCCCACGAGTAGCTTCAGCGGTGGCTGGCGCAAGCGCATTGCCCTGGCCTCTGCCGTGTTCATTGAGCCCGACGTGCTCATGCTCGATGAGCCGACGAACCACCTCGACCTGAACGCTGTCATTTGGCTGGAGTCCTACTTGACGAAGGCGTACAGCGAGACGGCGAAGCGACCCAAGACGTTGATCGTTGTCTCGCACGACGCGGGTTTCCTGGATGAGGTGTGCACGCACATGGTTCACGTTGAGAACTACCTGCTGAACTACTACCGCGGTAGCTACAGTGGCTTCGACGAGCAGTTGCAGCAGAGGCATCAGGAGCTGGACAAGAAGTACGAATCGGTCGCCAAGACAATTCGCGACAAGAAGCGCAACGGCATGTCAAACGTGCAGGTCGAGGCTTGGATCAAGGATCAGGTAAACAGCGGCCGCCTGGACCCGCTCTTCCTCGAGAAGAGGCGGGATTACACCGTCAACTTCCCCTTTCCCGATCcgccggagctgcgcgacgggtgcgtgtgcaagCTTGATGACGTCTCCTTCAATTACCCAAGTGGCCCCGTGCTGTTTCAGGGCGTGAGCTGCGCTTTATGGACGGACAGCCGCATCACTCTTTGTGGTCCGAACGGCATTGGCAAGAGTACTCTGCTGAACCTCATGACCGGTGTGCTGGAGCCGACGGCCGGGTACATTACGCTAAACCGTCAGGTACGCATCGGCCGCTACAACCAGCACTTTGTCGACAAGCTGCCGCTGGAGAAGACGCCGGTGGAGTGCATCCAGGCGCTGGGGATTCCAGAGGAAGACAAGGCGCGGCGGCTCCTGGGCAGCTTCGGCCTCGAGGGCATTGTGCACAAGAACCAAATAGCGACACTGAGTGGCGGCCAAAAGGCCCGAGTGGCGTTTGCGGCGATCAGCGCCGAGTCCCCGcattttctcctctttgATGAGCCTACAAACCACTTGGACGTTGAGTCAATCGAGGCGCTCTGCACGGCCATTCGTGGCTTCAAGGGCGGCGTGCTGGTTGTTACCCACGACGCACGCCTCATCGAGTCGACAGAGATGCAAATCTGGGTCGCCGGGGCCAAGAAGGTGATGCCGTTCAACGGCTCCCTGGACGACTACAAGAATGTGGTGCGTGCTGAGTtcgagaaggaggaggcgatgcgTCAAGAGGACCgcaagcagctgctcgaggacAAGGCGGCAACCCGCCAGCTGAAGCAGAGCGGTGCGGCAGATGTGGCGCAGGCGATGCAGAAGAAGCAGAAGGAACATCACGAGCACGCACAGGGCCTCGATGCGTTCCTCAGCGCTGCCACAAAGAAGAAACCCAAGaagatgaaggaggagaagagttAG
- the HSP83 gene encoding heat shock protein 83-1, with the protein MDNCEDLCPDWLGFVKGVVDSEDLPLNISRENLQQNKILKVIRKNIVKKCLELFEEMAENKEDYKQFYEQFGKNIKLGIHEDTANRKKLMELLRFYSTESGEEMTTLKDYVTRMKPEQKSIYYITGDSKKKLESSPFIEKARRCGLEVLFMTEPIDEYVMQQVKDFEDKKFACLTKEGVHFEESEEEKKQREEKKAACEKLCKTMKEVLGDKVEKVTVSERLSTSPCILVTSEFGWSAHMEQIMRNQALRDSSMAQYMMSKKTMEVNPDHPIIKELRRRVEADENDKAVKDLVFLLFDTSLLTSGFQLDDPTGYAERINRMIKLGLSLDEEDEEVAEAPPAEAAPAEVTAGTSSMEQVD; encoded by the coding sequence ATGGACAACTGCGAGGACCTGTGCCCGGACTGGCTCGGCTTCGTGAAGGGCGTCGTGGACAGCGAGGACCTGCCGCTGAACATCTCGCGCGAGAACCTGCAGCAGAACAAGATCCTGAAGGTGATCCGCAAGAACATCGTGAAGAAGTGCCTGGAGCTGTTCGAAGAGATGGCGGAGAACAAGGAGGACTACAAGCAGTTCTACGAGCAGTTCGGCAAGAACATCAAGTTGGGCATCCACGAGGACACGGCGAACCGCAAGAAGCTGATGGAGTTGCTGCGCTTCTACAGCACCGAGTCGGGGGAGGAGATGACGACACTGAAGGACTACGTGACGCGCATGAAGCCGGAGCAGAAGTCGATCTACTACATCACTGGCGACAGCAAGAAGAAGCTGGAGTCGTCGCCGTTCATCGAGAAGGCGAGACGCTGCGGGCTCGAGGTGCTGTTCATGACGGAGCCGATCGACGAGTACGTGATGCAGCAGGTGAAGGACTTCGAGGACAAGAAGTTCGCGTGCCTGACGAAGGAAGGCGTGCACTTCGAGGAgtccgaggaggagaagaagcagcgcgaggagaagaaggcggcgtgCGAGAAGCTGTGCAAGACGatgaaggaggtgctgggcgacaaggtggagaaggtgacCGTGTCGGAGCGCCTGTCGACGTCGCCGTGCATCCTGGTGACGTCGGAGTTTGGGTGGTCGGCGCACATGGAACAGATCATGCGCAaccaggcgctgcgcgactcCAGCATGGCGCAGTACATGATGTCCAAGAAGACGATGGAGGTGAACCCCGACCACCCCATCAtcaaggagctgcgccgccgcgtggaggcggacgaGAACGACAAGGCCGTGAAGGACCTCGTCTTCCTGCTCTTCGACACGTCGCTGCTCACGTCCGGCTTCCAGCTGGATGACCCCACCGGCTACGCCGAGCGCATCAACCGCATGATCAAGCTCGGCCTGTCgctcgacgaggaggatgaggaggtcGCCGAGGCGCCGCCGGCCGAGGCAGCCCCCGCGGAGGTCACCGCCGGCACCTCCAGCATGGAGCAGGTGGACTGA